In a genomic window of Streptococcus mitis NCTC 12261:
- the yfmF gene encoding EF-P 5-aminopentanol modification-associated protein YfmF, translated as MELVHGISTHFIQSKKFKTNKITVRFTSPLSLDTITGRMLSASMLETSNQMYPTSQALRRHLASLYGTDMSTNCFRRGQSHIVELTFTYVRDEFLSRKNVLTSQVLELVKETLFSPVVVDNGFDSALFEIEKKQLLASLAADMDDSFYFAHKELDKLFFHDERLQLEYSDLRNRILAETPQSSYSCFKEFLANDRIDFFFLGDFNEVEIQNVLESFGFKGRKGDVKVQYCQPYSNILQEGMVRKNVGQSILELGYHCPVEYGDEQHLSMIVMNGLLGGFAHSKLFTNVRENAGLAYTISSQLDLFSGFLRMYAGIDRENRNQARKMMNNQLLDLKKGYFTELELEQTKEMIRRSLLLSQDNQGSLIERAYQNSLLGKSSADFKGWIAKLEQVDKDDICRAANNVKLQAIYFMEGIE; from the coding sequence ATGGAGTTAGTGCATGGAATTTCAACACATTTTATCCAATCAAAGAAGTTTAAAACGAACAAAATTACCGTGCGTTTTACCTCTCCATTATCTCTTGATACGATTACAGGTCGCATGTTGAGTGCGAGTATGCTAGAAACGTCCAACCAGATGTACCCCACTTCTCAAGCTTTGAGAAGACACTTGGCCAGTCTATATGGTACAGATATGTCAACCAATTGTTTTAGAAGAGGGCAAAGTCATATTGTAGAATTGACATTTACCTATGTTCGTGATGAGTTTTTAAGTAGGAAAAATGTGCTAACTTCTCAGGTTTTGGAACTAGTAAAAGAAACTCTTTTTTCCCCCGTCGTAGTTGATAATGGGTTTGATTCGGCCTTATTTGAAATTGAGAAAAAACAATTGCTAGCAAGTTTAGCAGCTGATATGGATGATTCTTTTTATTTTGCACATAAAGAATTAGATAAATTATTTTTTCATGATGAACGTCTCCAATTGGAATACAGTGATTTACGAAATCGTATTTTAGCTGAAACTCCACAAAGTTCTTATTCTTGTTTCAAAGAATTTTTGGCCAATGATCGAATAGATTTCTTTTTCCTAGGTGATTTTAATGAGGTTGAAATTCAAAATGTATTAGAATCATTTGGCTTTAAAGGTCGAAAAGGAGATGTGAAGGTTCAGTATTGTCAACCTTATTCCAATATCCTTCAGGAAGGTATGGTTCGGAAAAATGTGGGACAATCCATTTTGGAATTAGGTTATCATTGTCCTGTTGAATATGGTGATGAGCAACATTTATCCATGATTGTAATGAATGGTTTACTGGGTGGATTTGCTCACTCTAAACTATTTACAAATGTCCGTGAAAATGCTGGATTGGCTTATACTATTTCAAGTCAGCTTGATTTATTTAGTGGGTTCTTGAGGATGTATGCTGGTATCGATCGAGAAAATCGGAACCAGGCTCGTAAAATGATGAATAATCAACTGCTTGATTTAAAAAAAGGATATTTTACAGAGCTTGAATTAGAGCAGACCAAGGAAATGATTCGTCGATCTTTGTTACTTTCTCAAGATAATCAAGGTTCATTGATTGAACGTGCTTATCAAAATTCTTTACTTGGGAAATCTTCAGCAGACTTTAAAGGTTGGATTGCAAAACTCGAGCAAGTTGACAAAGATGATATTTGTAGAGCAGCTAATAATGTGAAACTACAGGCGATTTACTTTATGGAAGGAATAGAATGA
- the trpS gene encoding tryptophan--tRNA ligase: protein MTKPIILTGDRPTGKLHIGHYVGSLKNRVLLQEEDKYDMFVFLADQQALTDHAKDPQTIVESIGNVALDYLAVGLDPSKSTIFIQSQIPELAELSMYYMNLVSLARLERNPTVKTEIAQKEFGESIPTGFLVYPIAQAADITAFKANYVPVGTDQKPMIEQTREIVRSFNNAYNCDVLVEPEGIYPENERAGRLPGLDGNAKMSKSLNNGIYLADDADTLRKKVMSMYTDPDHIRVEDPGKIEGNMVFHYLDVFGRPEDAQEIADMKEHYQRGGLGDVKTKRYLLEILERELGPIRERRIEFAKDMGEVYNMLQKGSERAREVAGQTLSEVKGAMGLNYFN, encoded by the coding sequence ATGACTAAACCCATTATTTTAACAGGAGACCGTCCAACAGGAAAATTGCATATTGGACATTATGTTGGAAGTCTCAAAAATCGAGTATTATTACAGGAAGAGGATAAGTATGATATGTTTGTGTTCTTGGCTGACCAACAAGCTTTGACAGATCATGCTAAAGACCCTCAAACCATTGTAGAGTCTATCGGAAATGTAGCTTTGGATTACCTTGCAGTTGGATTGGATCCAAGTAAATCAACTATCTTTATTCAAAGCCAAATTCCAGAATTAGCTGAGTTGTCTATGTATTATATGAATTTAGTGTCATTAGCACGTTTGGAGCGCAATCCAACTGTCAAGACAGAAATTGCTCAGAAGGAATTTGGAGAAAGCATTCCGACAGGATTTTTGGTTTATCCAATTGCACAAGCAGCTGACATCACAGCCTTTAAGGCCAACTATGTTCCTGTTGGGACAGATCAGAAACCAATGATTGAGCAGACTCGTGAAATTGTTCGTTCTTTTAACAATGCATATAACTGTGATGTCTTGGTAGAACCGGAAGGTATTTATCCAGAAAATGAGAGAGCAGGGCGTTTGCCTGGTTTAGATGGAAATGCTAAAATGTCTAAATCACTCAATAATGGTATTTATTTAGCTGATGATGCGGATACTTTGCGTAAAAAAGTGATGAGTATGTATACAGATCCAGATCATATCCGCGTTGAGGATCCAGGTAAAATTGAAGGAAATATGGTTTTCCATTATCTAGATGTTTTTGGTCGTCCAGAAGATGCTCAAGAAATTGCTGACATGAAAGAACATTATCAACGAGGTGGTCTTGGTGATGTGAAGACCAAGCGTTATCTACTTGAAATATTAGAGCGTGAACTTGGTCCTATTCGTGAGCGCCGTATCGAATTTGCTAAGGATATGGGAGAAGTTTATAATATGCTTCAAAAAGGTAGTGAAAGAGCGCGTGAAGTAGCAGGTCAAACCCTATCTGAGGTTAAAGGTGCAATGGGACTCAATTACTTTAACTAA
- the guaB gene encoding IMP dehydrogenase: MSNWDTKFLKKGFTFDDVLLIPAESHVLPNDADLTTKLADNLTLNIPIITAAMDTVTESQMAIAIARAGGLGVIHKNMSIAQQADEVRKVKRSENGVIIDPFFLTPEHTIAEADELMGRYRISGVPVVETLENRKLVGILTNRDLRFISDYNQPISNHMTSENLVTAPVGTDLATAESILQEHRIEKLPLVDEEGRLSGLITIKDIEKVIEFPNAAKDEFGRLLVAGAVGVTSDTFERAEALFEAGADAIVIDTAHGHSAGVLRKIAEIRAHFPDRTLIAGNIATAEGARALYEAGVDVVKVGIGPGSICTTRVIAGVGVPQVTAIYDAAAVAREYGKTIIADGGIKYSGDIVKALAAGGNAVMLGSMFAGTDEAPGETEIFQGRKFKTYRGMGSIAAMKKGSSDRYFQGSVNEANKLVPEGIEGRVAYKGAAADIVFQMIGGIRSGMGYFGAANLKELHDNAQFIEMSGAGLKESHPHDVQITNEAPNYSM, encoded by the coding sequence ATGTCTAATTGGGACACTAAATTTTTGAAAAAAGGTTTTACCTTTGATGATGTATTGCTTATTCCAGCTGAAAGTCATGTGTTGCCTAACGATGCTGATTTAACAACTAAATTGGCAGATAATTTGACTTTAAATATCCCAATTATTACCGCTGCCATGGACACAGTTACAGAGAGTCAAATGGCCATTGCTATTGCTCGTGCAGGTGGTCTCGGAGTTATCCATAAAAACATGTCAATTGCTCAACAAGCAGACGAGGTTCGTAAGGTAAAACGTTCTGAAAATGGAGTTATTATTGATCCGTTCTTCTTGACGCCTGAACATACAATTGCTGAAGCAGATGAGCTTATGGGTCGTTATCGCATCAGTGGTGTTCCAGTTGTTGAAACACTTGAAAATCGTAAATTGGTTGGTATTTTGACAAACCGAGATCTTCGTTTTATTTCAGACTATAACCAACCAATCTCAAATCATATGACCAGTGAAAATCTTGTTACTGCTCCTGTAGGTACAGATCTTGCAACGGCTGAAAGCATTCTTCAAGAACACCGTATTGAAAAACTTCCGTTGGTAGATGAAGAAGGCCGTCTTTCTGGTTTGATTACTATCAAAGATATTGAAAAAGTTATTGAGTTTCCAAATGCTGCTAAAGATGAGTTTGGTCGTCTACTAGTTGCAGGTGCAGTAGGTGTTACTTCAGATACATTTGAACGTGCAGAGGCTCTTTTTGAGGCAGGAGCGGATGCGATTGTTATTGATACTGCACATGGTCATTCTGCAGGTGTCTTGCGTAAAATTGCTGAGATTCGTGCTCACTTCCCAGATCGTACTTTGATTGCTGGAAATATTGCAACAGCTGAGGGTGCACGTGCCCTTTATGAAGCAGGTGTAGACGTTGTCAAGGTTGGGATTGGACCAGGTTCTATCTGTACTACTCGTGTGATTGCTGGTGTTGGTGTTCCGCAAGTAACAGCTATCTACGATGCTGCAGCTGTTGCGCGTGAATATGGTAAAACGATCATTGCCGACGGTGGAATCAAGTATTCTGGAGATATTGTAAAAGCCCTTGCTGCAGGTGGAAATGCAGTTATGCTTGGATCAATGTTTGCTGGAACTGATGAAGCTCCAGGTGAAACTGAAATCTTCCAAGGACGTAAGTTCAAGACTTACCGTGGTATGGGATCAATCGCTGCTATGAAAAAAGGTTCAAGTGATCGTTACTTCCAAGGTTCTGTCAATGAAGCAAACAAACTTGTTCCAGAAGGAATTGAAGGTCGTGTTGCTTATAAAGGAGCGGCAGCTGATATTGTCTTTCAAATGATTGGTGGTATTCGCTCTGGTATGGGTTACTTTGGTGCAGCGAACCTTAAAGAGCTACACGATAATGCTCAATTTATTGAAATGTCTGGTGCTGGTTTGAAAGAAAGCCATCCTCATGATGTACAAATTACTAATGAGGCACCAAATTATTCTATGTAA
- the yaaA gene encoding S4 domain-containing protein YaaA — MEYKLFEEFITLQALLKELGITHSGGAIKSFLSEHSVYFNGELESRRGKKLRIGDKIDIPDMNIDILLTQPTSEEQEEYQADKVEKERIAKLVKEMNKGFKRDKSKPTSSPKSKQAPRFPGR; from the coding sequence ATGGAATACAAATTATTTGAAGAATTTATTACCCTCCAAGCACTACTCAAAGAACTTGGAATTACACATAGCGGAGGAGCTATCAAATCATTTCTCTCTGAACATTCTGTTTACTTTAATGGGGAATTAGAGAGTCGTCGTGGTAAAAAACTTCGCATTGGTGATAAAATTGACATACCTGACATGAATATTGACATCTTATTGACACAACCTACTTCTGAGGAGCAAGAGGAATATCAAGCTGATAAAGTTGAAAAAGAACGGATCGCTAAACTTGTCAAAGAGATGAATAAGGGATTTAAAAGAGACAAATCGAAACCTACTTCATCACCTAAAAGCAAACAAGCTCCACGATTCCCTGGTAGATAA
- the recF gene encoding DNA replication/repair protein RecF (All proteins in this family for which functions are known are DNA-binding proteins that assist the filamentation of RecA onto DNA for the initiation of recombination or recombinational repair.), which translates to MWLQHLSLKTFRNYKETKIDFNPKLNIFLGRNAQGKTNILEAIYFLALTRSHRTRTDKNLIHFDEEQLHLSGLVQKKTGSIPLEIELTQKGRVTKVNHLKQARLSDYVGHMNVVLFAPEDLQLIKGAPSVRRKFIDMELGQIKPIYLSDLTNYNHILKQRNTYLKSAQKIDETFLSVLDDQLVDYGCRVMNHRLDFIKKLEHFGRKKHFELSNQIEELSISYQSSVKSTEKEDLSESFKIALEKSRSRDLFKKNTGVGPHRDDISFYINGMDASFGSQGQHRSLVLSIKLAEIELMESITTESPILLLDDVMSELDNTRQLKLLETISQSIQTFITTTSLDHLQNLPENLSIFTIQDGKVAVNEN; encoded by the coding sequence ATGTGGCTACAACACCTATCTCTCAAAACTTTTCGTAACTACAAAGAGACGAAAATAGACTTTAATCCTAAATTAAATATCTTTTTAGGACGCAATGCTCAAGGAAAAACAAATATACTAGAGGCTATCTATTTTTTAGCCTTAACTCGTAGTCATCGAACTCGAACAGATAAAAATCTCATTCATTTTGATGAGGAACAACTTCATCTTTCAGGTCTAGTTCAGAAAAAAACTGGATCCATTCCCCTAGAAATAGAACTAACACAAAAAGGCCGTGTGACAAAAGTTAATCATTTAAAACAGGCACGCCTTTCAGATTATGTAGGACACATGAATGTTGTCTTATTTGCTCCTGAAGATTTACAACTAATTAAAGGAGCACCTTCAGTTCGACGAAAATTTATTGATATGGAGCTTGGGCAAATTAAGCCAATCTATTTATCAGATTTAACCAATTATAACCATATTCTTAAGCAAAGAAATACCTATTTAAAATCAGCTCAAAAAATAGATGAAACCTTCCTTTCAGTACTAGATGATCAGCTAGTCGATTATGGATGTCGTGTAATGAATCACCGCTTAGATTTTATAAAAAAACTAGAGCATTTTGGTCGTAAGAAACATTTTGAACTTTCTAATCAGATTGAAGAGTTGTCAATATCCTATCAATCTTCTGTAAAGTCAACTGAAAAAGAAGACTTATCAGAATCTTTCAAAATTGCTTTAGAAAAAAGTAGGTCCAGAGATTTATTTAAAAAGAATACTGGTGTTGGGCCTCATCGAGATGACATTTCTTTTTATATAAATGGGATGGATGCTAGTTTCGGAAGTCAAGGCCAACATCGTAGTCTCGTCCTCTCGATAAAATTAGCAGAAATCGAATTAATGGAAAGTATTACTACAGAATCTCCGATATTATTACTTGACGATGTCATGAGTGAACTTGACAACACTAGACAGTTAAAATTATTAGAAACGATTTCTCAGTCAATCCAAACCTTTATAACAACAACAAGCTTAGATCATCTTCAAAATTTGCCAGAAAATCTAAGTATCTTCACTATTCAGGATGGTAAAGTTGCTGTAAATGAAAATTGA